The following coding sequences lie in one Burkholderia cepacia genomic window:
- a CDS encoding capsular biosynthesis protein, which yields MNVATCGPTRSRLHLWSNGIMPRRAGPDLSWFAAPLAEQTAQAWIACIDAALAERRAPHAPQDVHTLMERFRGACVFDPPDLAPRVHPDLLEHTRTTRVLLIDEPLPDSLSRSKSGRIRQFADMVDAVHREHPDSEIWLARSGVRRAGEYLSSHVSLPAKRLRQLDASGSLCASIAHFDHVYTVSAGEGLQALLHGIPLHVFGNPYYAGWGLTHDHAPQPVRNTQASLDTLFATIFLRLARHVDPVTRNPGTLDALLATIEAHRAAILRLADFPRLAGIRFQWWKRPYATPYLTAGGASLRWIDRPEQMRKDEHAVLWGGRSATGLPKDTPMIRLEDGFLHSTGLGSDHIAPCSQIIDRRGIYFDATRPSDLTAILNTAHFTDAELSRARQLRHDIANLGVTKYNLGRRRPTWSAPRDRRIVLVPGQVADDAAVRLGTQHIATAEDLLHEVRLRCPDAFIVYKPHPDVLSGNRRGLIDAASLANAVDRDSDLISLIEIADEVHTLSSLSGFEALIRGKRVHTYGLPFYSGWGLTHDVLEQPWRARELTLDMLTAGVLIRYPLYWDWSLGLFTTPEAIVRQLANTASRPLEKIEGNRLRLLRKAFRWSRNGLWHLVWQCRKSFQLRTQPNTTPQRTYRSLHGK from the coding sequence ATGAACGTCGCAACGTGCGGCCCCACCCGCTCGCGCCTGCATCTCTGGTCGAACGGCATCATGCCTCGTCGCGCCGGCCCCGATTTGTCCTGGTTCGCCGCACCGCTTGCCGAGCAAACCGCGCAGGCCTGGATCGCCTGCATCGACGCCGCTCTGGCCGAACGCCGTGCACCGCACGCCCCCCAGGACGTACACACGTTGATGGAGCGCTTCCGCGGTGCGTGCGTATTCGATCCGCCCGATCTTGCGCCGCGCGTTCACCCCGATCTGCTCGAACACACCCGTACCACGCGAGTGCTCCTGATCGACGAGCCGCTGCCGGACAGCTTGAGCCGCTCGAAATCCGGGCGAATCAGGCAGTTCGCCGATATGGTGGACGCCGTTCATCGCGAACATCCCGACTCGGAAATCTGGCTCGCCCGTAGCGGCGTCCGACGTGCTGGCGAATACCTCTCTTCGCATGTTTCCCTGCCGGCAAAGCGGCTTCGGCAACTCGACGCAAGCGGGTCCCTCTGCGCATCCATCGCACACTTCGATCACGTCTACACGGTTTCCGCCGGGGAAGGCCTGCAGGCGTTGCTTCACGGCATTCCGTTGCATGTGTTCGGAAACCCGTACTACGCGGGGTGGGGCCTGACGCACGACCATGCCCCACAACCGGTGAGAAACACGCAGGCGTCGCTGGACACGCTCTTCGCCACCATATTCCTGCGCCTCGCGCGCCACGTCGATCCGGTCACGCGCAATCCAGGCACGCTCGACGCGCTTCTCGCCACGATCGAAGCTCATCGTGCGGCGATACTGCGCCTCGCCGACTTCCCTCGCCTCGCCGGCATCCGATTCCAATGGTGGAAGCGCCCCTACGCCACGCCATACCTGACAGCCGGTGGCGCCTCCCTGCGCTGGATCGACAGGCCGGAGCAGATGCGCAAGGATGAACACGCGGTTTTATGGGGCGGACGTAGCGCAACCGGGCTGCCGAAAGACACGCCCATGATCCGGCTCGAAGACGGTTTTCTTCACTCGACAGGCCTCGGCTCCGATCACATTGCGCCGTGCAGCCAGATCATCGACCGGCGCGGCATCTACTTCGACGCGACCCGTCCGAGCGATCTGACCGCCATACTCAACACTGCGCACTTCACCGACGCCGAACTGTCCCGCGCGCGCCAGTTGCGTCACGACATCGCCAACCTGGGCGTCACCAAATACAACCTCGGTCGTCGTCGCCCCACGTGGAGCGCCCCGCGCGACCGACGCATCGTGCTGGTGCCCGGCCAGGTCGCCGACGACGCGGCTGTCCGCCTTGGCACGCAGCACATCGCGACTGCCGAGGATCTGCTGCACGAAGTACGCCTGCGCTGCCCGGACGCGTTCATCGTCTACAAGCCGCATCCCGATGTCCTCTCGGGCAATCGACGCGGCCTGATCGACGCAGCGTCGCTCGCCAATGCCGTAGATCGCGACTCGGACCTCATATCCCTTATCGAGATCGCTGACGAAGTGCACACGTTATCGTCGCTATCCGGCTTTGAGGCGCTTATTCGCGGAAAGCGCGTCCATACATATGGACTTCCTTTCTACTCCGGCTGGGGGTTGACACACGACGTGCTCGAGCAACCGTGGCGCGCCCGCGAGCTGACGCTTGATATGCTGACGGCGGGGGTGCTGATTCGATATCCGCTTTATTGGGACTGGTCGCTCGGCCTGTTCACCACGCCAGAAGCAATCGTCCGACAGCTTGCTAATACGGCGTCTCGGCCTCTGGAAAAAATAGAAGGTAATCGTCTACGACTGTTGCGTAAAGCATTCCGCTGGAGCCGAAACGGTCTGTGGCACCTCGTGTGGCAATGCCGAAAAAGTTTCCAGTTGCGAACGCAACCGAACACAACGCCTCAACGGACATATCGCTCGCTTCATGGCAAGTAG
- a CDS encoding glycosyltransferase family 4 protein has translation MLNICLDISRLLSRLADGLLPTGVDRVGLAYVEHYRPRARAILSELGYSKVLSRADSERAFDLLLGPTPTRTTIRTLVMRGILAPRRERLDDAVLLHTSHSGMERVRYHRAMRQRNIRSVFMVHDLIPLTHAEYCRPGIDSAHRQRIHTALRHADGLIANSQDTLGALETEANRADLPLPPSVVARLAPGITSRDDAPPPLDGPYFVMLGTIEPRKNHWFMLHVWRRLVETLGERAPKLVVIGRRGWECENVVDMLERCDAIKSVVIEESSCSDTRLRAWLQHARALVFPSFVEGYGMPLVEALTLGVPVLASDIGVFHEIADDTPDYLDPLDGPGWIARIRAYSQSDSAERTAQLARIAHFQAPTWHQHFEQVDRFLETFSQ, from the coding sequence GTGTTGAATATCTGTCTAGATATATCCAGATTGCTGTCGCGCCTTGCTGACGGCTTGTTGCCAACTGGCGTCGATCGCGTCGGCCTCGCATATGTCGAGCATTATCGACCTCGTGCCCGCGCGATTTTGAGTGAACTCGGCTATTCGAAAGTGCTCTCCCGAGCAGACTCTGAACGCGCTTTCGATCTGCTGCTCGGTCCGACACCGACCCGCACCACGATTCGAACGCTCGTCATGCGTGGCATCCTGGCGCCGCGTCGCGAGCGACTCGACGATGCGGTTCTGTTGCATACGAGTCACAGCGGCATGGAGCGCGTCCGCTACCACCGCGCAATGCGACAGCGCAATATCCGGTCGGTCTTCATGGTGCATGACCTGATCCCGCTCACTCACGCGGAATACTGCCGCCCCGGCATCGACTCGGCGCATCGCCAACGTATCCATACTGCACTACGTCACGCCGACGGTCTGATCGCGAACTCCCAGGACACGCTGGGCGCACTCGAAACCGAGGCCAATCGCGCCGATCTTCCATTGCCGCCCAGCGTCGTGGCCCGGCTCGCACCAGGCATTACCTCCCGCGACGACGCGCCGCCTCCGCTCGATGGTCCGTACTTCGTGATGCTCGGTACGATCGAACCACGCAAGAATCACTGGTTCATGCTGCACGTCTGGCGCCGGCTCGTCGAAACGCTCGGTGAACGTGCACCCAAGCTCGTCGTCATCGGGCGCCGCGGCTGGGAATGCGAGAACGTCGTGGACATGCTCGAGCGCTGCGATGCGATCAAAAGTGTCGTCATCGAAGAATCGAGTTGCAGCGACACACGTCTGCGCGCCTGGTTGCAACACGCGCGTGCGCTGGTTTTCCCGTCGTTCGTCGAGGGTTATGGCATGCCGCTTGTCGAGGCGCTTACGTTGGGCGTTCCGGTATTGGCCAGCGATATCGGCGTATTTCACGAGATCGCGGACGACACCCCGGATTATCTGGACCCGCTCGACGGTCCGGGCTGGATTGCACGGATTCGCGCCTATTCGCAAAGCGACAGTGCCGAGCGCACAGCTCAGCTGGCTCGCATCGCTCACTTCCAGGCACCGACGTGGCATCAGCATTTCGAGCAGGTGGATCGTTTTCTGGAAACGTTTTCCCAATGA
- a CDS encoding polysaccharide biosynthesis/export family protein, which produces MSSVYRSAWATLIAGGVIGLSACSSIPTSGPSRSQISDAGAQNSPQGIQIVDLTEDVARRLYADRNNADFASVLGDDTSFQQQLGVGDVVEVSIWEAPPATLFGGSTTDLATGSAPTGARVTKLPVQVIDGDGNINIPFVGAVKARGRSPSELQAYIAGRLKPIAHDPQVLVQLARNETSYVTVVGDVVSSTRMQLSARRERVLDALASAGGAKQPVDKVLIQVTRGQAVASEPLQSIIRNPRQNVHLRAGDVVTALYEPYSLTAFGATGKNAEINFEGQGITLAQAMARAGGLQDSRADVQGVFVFRLEDKRALNWPTEPVRTTVDGKVPVIYRVNLRDPNSFFVAQSFMMNNKDLLYVSNAPITELQKVLNLVFSVAYPIVSGVQTFK; this is translated from the coding sequence ATGTCAAGTGTATATCGCAGTGCGTGGGCGACGCTTATTGCCGGTGGTGTGATAGGACTAAGTGCCTGTTCGAGTATCCCGACTTCGGGGCCGAGCCGCTCGCAGATCAGCGATGCCGGTGCGCAGAATAGTCCCCAGGGAATCCAGATCGTTGACTTGACGGAGGACGTCGCCCGCCGACTCTACGCTGACCGTAACAACGCAGATTTTGCGTCTGTATTGGGTGACGATACGTCATTTCAGCAGCAACTTGGCGTAGGTGACGTCGTGGAGGTGTCGATCTGGGAGGCACCTCCGGCGACGCTGTTCGGGGGCAGCACGACTGACCTGGCCACCGGGAGTGCGCCAACCGGCGCGCGCGTGACCAAGTTGCCGGTTCAGGTCATCGATGGTGACGGGAACATCAACATCCCGTTCGTCGGAGCGGTTAAGGCGCGAGGTCGATCGCCGAGTGAATTGCAGGCTTATATCGCCGGTCGTCTGAAACCCATTGCGCACGACCCGCAAGTTCTGGTTCAACTGGCTCGCAACGAAACATCCTATGTCACGGTTGTGGGGGATGTGGTCAGCAGTACCCGTATGCAGCTCAGCGCGCGGCGGGAGCGTGTGCTTGATGCGCTTGCATCTGCGGGCGGGGCCAAGCAGCCTGTCGACAAGGTGTTGATCCAGGTCACGCGCGGTCAGGCGGTGGCGTCGGAGCCCTTGCAATCGATCATCCGCAATCCCCGTCAGAACGTGCATCTCCGCGCTGGGGATGTCGTGACTGCGCTCTACGAGCCTTACAGTCTCACGGCCTTTGGGGCAACCGGCAAGAATGCGGAAATCAACTTTGAGGGTCAGGGCATAACCCTGGCACAGGCAATGGCGCGGGCGGGCGGTTTGCAAGATTCTCGTGCCGACGTCCAGGGTGTATTCGTTTTCCGGCTGGAGGATAAGCGGGCGCTCAACTGGCCGACCGAGCCGGTTCGGACGACTGTTGATGGAAAGGTTCCTGTCATTTATCGCGTTAACTTGAGGGATCCGAATTCCTTCTTTGTGGCGCAAAGCTTCATGATGAACAACAAGGATCTTCTCTACGTCTCGAATGCACCGATCACGGAGCTTCAAAAGGTGCTGAATCTGGTGTTCTCTGTCGCGTATCCGATTGTGTCCGGCGTTCAAACGTTCAAGTAA
- a CDS encoding ABC transporter permease — MTAEYRPPTFWAQLQIQRRVIWALVMREMITRFGREGLGVLWLMAEPAMFIVGVMLIFSHTEKMTGYSVAEYLAVSYPTILFWRNTTARLLKAIEFNRALLHHKPIRPMDILYSRIVLEFAGGTASFLVLYTVLVIIGICHLPADLLAMLVGYFLVMWFSFCFVITMAALSELSESIERVSHVILYLMLPFTGVFVPTYLLPPHIGEMMIYFPLVDAVEYFHHGYYGARMPTMYNLGYTFFVLSFFTLFALSIAHVAIRRVQLH, encoded by the coding sequence ATGACCGCTGAATACCGCCCGCCTACGTTCTGGGCTCAATTACAGATCCAGCGCCGTGTAATCTGGGCGCTGGTTATGCGCGAAATGATTACTCGCTTCGGACGAGAGGGCCTAGGAGTATTGTGGCTGATGGCTGAGCCTGCGATGTTTATCGTCGGGGTGATGCTTATTTTCAGTCATACAGAGAAAATGACTGGGTACTCGGTGGCCGAGTATTTGGCTGTGAGCTATCCAACAATTTTATTTTGGAGAAACACGACGGCTCGCCTGCTAAAGGCCATCGAATTCAATCGCGCGCTCTTGCATCACAAGCCGATCCGTCCTATGGACATTCTTTATTCGCGCATTGTTCTCGAATTTGCAGGTGGGACAGCATCATTTCTTGTTCTGTATACAGTGTTGGTGATAATCGGTATTTGTCACCTCCCTGCAGATTTGTTGGCGATGCTCGTTGGATACTTTCTCGTGATGTGGTTCTCGTTTTGTTTTGTCATAACGATGGCGGCGTTGTCGGAATTGAGCGAAAGCATCGAACGAGTGTCACACGTGATCTTGTATCTGATGCTGCCGTTTACCGGGGTGTTTGTGCCGACATATCTCCTTCCGCCGCATATCGGAGAGATGATGATCTATTTTCCCTTGGTTGACGCGGTGGAATATTTTCATCATGGATATTACGGGGCGCGTATGCCTACGATGTATAACTTGGGATACACATTCTTCGTACTATCGTTTTTCACGCTATTTGCTTTGTCGATAGCACATGTCGCAATTCGGCGTGTGCAGTTGCACTAG
- a CDS encoding ABC transporter ATP-binding protein, whose translation MIELRNVSKRYPIHHGRAEREVLKGINFRVQSGEKWGILGRNGAGKSTLIRIISGSDRPHAGEITKSMSVSWPLAFGGTFQGSLTGKDNVRLISRVYDVDYRKTLDLVEDFAELGGYLNEPVKSYSSGMASRLAFAISMSIEFDCFLIDEGMSVGDHRFHQKCNVELFEKRADRAMIIVAHQTDLIRNHCDRAAVLDNGVLKICDSVDEAIQIYEAL comes from the coding sequence TTGATCGAATTGCGTAATGTCAGCAAGCGCTATCCCATACATCATGGTCGCGCGGAGCGAGAGGTGCTAAAAGGCATCAATTTTCGCGTTCAATCTGGAGAGAAATGGGGAATTCTCGGGCGCAATGGAGCAGGGAAGTCCACATTGATTCGGATCATTAGCGGTTCAGATCGACCGCACGCGGGTGAGATCACCAAATCGATGTCGGTCTCATGGCCTTTGGCCTTTGGGGGGACATTTCAGGGGAGTTTGACGGGCAAGGACAATGTCCGCCTGATTTCGCGTGTCTACGATGTCGATTATCGAAAAACGCTTGACCTGGTCGAAGATTTTGCTGAGTTGGGCGGATATCTCAACGAACCAGTCAAGTCGTACTCGTCGGGTATGGCTTCGCGCCTAGCGTTTGCCATTTCGATGTCGATTGAGTTCGATTGTTTTTTGATCGACGAGGGCATGTCCGTCGGGGATCATCGCTTCCATCAGAAATGTAATGTCGAGCTGTTTGAGAAGCGAGCTGATCGCGCCATGATCATCGTCGCACACCAAACCGATTTGATCCGGAATCACTGTGATAGGGCCGCAGTTTTGGATAACGGTGTGCTGAAGATTTGCGATTCGGTAGACGAAGCAATCCAGATTTACGAAGCATTATAA
- a CDS encoding glycosyltransferase — protein MAGSYIYPPIPHAVEKKARHALIILPFFGHDAASLIFSELSRTLYNLGYVVHALTYNDASYRPGNHYWHHVYCLKNQSVEFGKMPDGVTPDFSNGIDDWAGEELPLFVEQLDAWFNFDICVCNYIFLSRAFLGLTERTKKILCTHDVFTHRNKKLVDRGVTRLDFSVTPEEEAKALNRADYIIALQPDEAKFFGSLVQPEKKVDTVYYLPPKRYLNSRPADKKLVVGYIGSSHAPNVVAILELISHIDFSLPVQLRIAGSICASLKKEALPPGVEIVGRVENLADFYRDCDLFVNPDTLVSGIKVKCIEAFSFGVPFVCTKHASTGVPVTAPYHQADSIKSVAIQIGMVIKNRSMLDGMRKESRVVFDNLLQKLTIAKYIDQIADLRPTISVVMPTFKVEKYFEQCLASVTNQTLRNIEIIPVDDGSPDRCGEIMDRFASEDFRVKPIHQPNKGYGAAVNAGLMKARGEYIAIVETDDWIEPDMLETLYDTAKTSDANIVKGSFAKHHDGKAPAAHNFRHLVQPGQSSVKPTESLELMIYESSIWSAIYKKRFLDKHDIKMLETSGAAFQDVVWKFVTYASTDEVILVDRPFYNYRVFATGSSSAANGKEKAHFVNYAKIKSELERMGLFDKFSHFYYVHQFFDFVFHSNRLKGEALLSFYASAKETIDEAISKGCNPDSLNLHPDLNDYYQKSVLPIIRVITSPSLTEILTAVAVNDSKSAENGPGTSGTVCVDEGGAPLYRGGADASALSVKFTEFLNLDPNFLVEVEYLSGRRELIPVVKPAYDDGDLRNLMKLHDADFVRAAYWMLLRRTVDSEGLRHYTDLIRTGIAKLEVLDRLRLSSEAKTNQISFDALDRCLHSYRIWRMPLLRLVAKFLPAQKGIGEKAHVRVIENSMYLINKGLYS, from the coding sequence ATGGCTGGCAGTTATATTTATCCGCCGATTCCGCATGCCGTGGAAAAGAAGGCGAGACATGCACTAATAATATTGCCGTTTTTCGGCCATGATGCAGCGAGCCTCATTTTCAGTGAATTATCTCGTACTTTGTATAATCTTGGGTACGTCGTTCACGCGTTGACATATAACGATGCAAGTTATCGCCCGGGAAATCATTACTGGCATCACGTATATTGCCTGAAGAATCAATCCGTCGAATTCGGGAAAATGCCGGATGGTGTTACTCCCGATTTTTCGAATGGCATTGATGATTGGGCCGGAGAGGAGTTGCCGCTGTTCGTCGAGCAACTTGATGCGTGGTTCAATTTCGATATTTGCGTTTGTAATTACATTTTCTTGTCTCGTGCTTTTTTGGGTTTGACGGAGCGCACGAAGAAGATTTTGTGTACGCACGACGTATTTACTCATAGAAACAAGAAGCTTGTTGATCGTGGCGTGACTCGCCTTGATTTCTCCGTTACGCCGGAGGAAGAGGCAAAGGCGCTGAATCGGGCAGATTATATCATTGCGCTGCAACCGGACGAGGCTAAGTTCTTCGGTAGCTTGGTGCAGCCGGAAAAGAAGGTCGATACGGTTTATTATTTGCCGCCAAAGCGCTACCTGAATTCGAGGCCGGCGGATAAAAAGCTCGTCGTTGGATATATTGGGTCGAGTCATGCTCCGAACGTCGTCGCAATATTGGAGCTGATTTCGCATATTGATTTTTCGCTGCCAGTCCAACTGAGGATTGCGGGGTCGATATGTGCATCACTCAAAAAAGAAGCCTTACCTCCGGGTGTTGAAATCGTCGGTCGCGTTGAGAATCTTGCCGATTTTTATCGAGATTGTGATCTGTTTGTCAATCCGGATACTCTTGTTTCGGGGATAAAGGTCAAGTGTATCGAAGCATTCTCGTTCGGGGTGCCATTTGTATGTACGAAGCACGCAAGCACTGGTGTGCCAGTGACGGCGCCGTATCACCAAGCTGACTCCATAAAAAGCGTGGCGATTCAAATCGGCATGGTGATCAAGAACAGATCCATGCTCGATGGCATGCGAAAAGAAAGCCGAGTCGTATTTGATAATTTGCTTCAAAAGTTGACGATTGCGAAATATATCGATCAGATCGCAGATTTGCGCCCTACGATTTCAGTCGTGATGCCAACTTTCAAGGTTGAAAAATACTTCGAACAGTGTCTCGCGAGTGTAACTAACCAGACGCTTCGGAACATCGAGATTATTCCTGTTGATGACGGGAGTCCGGATCGATGCGGCGAAATCATGGACAGATTTGCATCCGAGGATTTCCGTGTCAAGCCCATCCATCAACCGAATAAAGGTTATGGGGCGGCGGTGAATGCCGGGTTGATGAAGGCGCGCGGAGAATACATCGCGATCGTCGAAACCGACGACTGGATCGAGCCTGACATGCTCGAAACTCTTTACGATACGGCAAAGACGTCTGATGCCAATATCGTTAAAGGTAGTTTTGCGAAGCATCATGATGGCAAGGCGCCTGCAGCACATAATTTCCGGCATCTCGTGCAGCCAGGTCAGAGTTCGGTGAAACCTACTGAATCTCTCGAATTGATGATCTATGAGTCATCGATTTGGTCGGCGATATACAAGAAAAGATTTCTAGACAAGCATGATATAAAGATGCTTGAGACCAGTGGTGCCGCATTTCAGGACGTTGTCTGGAAATTTGTTACGTATGCCAGCACTGATGAGGTGATTCTGGTTGATCGGCCTTTTTATAATTATCGAGTATTTGCCACGGGATCATCCAGTGCGGCAAATGGAAAAGAGAAGGCGCATTTTGTAAATTACGCGAAAATCAAGAGCGAACTCGAGCGCATGGGTTTGTTCGATAAGTTCTCGCACTTCTATTACGTCCATCAATTTTTCGATTTCGTTTTTCATTCGAATCGTCTGAAGGGTGAGGCGCTGCTTAGTTTTTATGCGAGCGCCAAGGAGACGATCGATGAAGCAATTTCAAAGGGATGCAATCCAGATTCATTGAACTTGCATCCGGATTTGAACGACTACTACCAGAAATCAGTTTTACCGATCATTCGCGTCATAACAAGCCCGTCGCTGACGGAGATTTTGACCGCTGTTGCGGTAAATGACTCAAAGTCAGCTGAGAACGGGCCCGGTACTTCCGGCACTGTGTGTGTCGATGAGGGAGGGGCTCCGCTGTATCGTGGTGGCGCGGATGCATCCGCTTTAAGCGTCAAGTTTACGGAATTTCTCAATTTGGATCCGAATTTTCTCGTCGAAGTCGAGTATCTTTCGGGGAGGCGCGAGCTTATCCCGGTGGTGAAGCCGGCCTATGATGATGGAGATTTGCGTAATTTGATGAAACTCCATGATGCTGATTTTGTGCGAGCTGCATACTGGATGTTGCTACGCCGGACAGTAGATTCAGAAGGATTGAGGCATTACACGGATTTGATACGGACTGGCATTGCCAAGCTTGAAGTTCTTGATAGGTTGCGCTTGTCGAGCGAAGCGAAGACGAATCAAATTTCATTTGATGCACTGGATCGGTGTCTGCATAGCTACAGAATCTGGCGTATGCCCTTGCTACGCTTGGTTGCCAAATTTCTTCCTGCTCAGAAAGGAATCGGCGAAAAGGCACACGTCAGAGTTATTGAAAATTCTATGTATCTGATTAATAAGGGGCTGTATTCCTGA
- the glf gene encoding UDP-galactopyranose mutase produces the protein MKKICIVGAGFSGAVIARELALAGMDVDIFESRDHLAGNCHSERDPETGVMLHVYGPHIFHTSNKKVWNYIRQFDEFMPFTNRVKAITGDKVYSLPINLFTINNFFGKIFSPDEAKEFIAELGDKNITEPETFEEQALRFVGKDLYEAFFKGYTKKQWGLHPSALPASILKRLPIRFNYDDNYYASKFQGMPKNGYTYIVERMIDHPRIKVHLGTKIEKDAIAKYDHVFYSGPLDAWYDFEHGRLGYRTLDFVTERHVGDYQGNAVINYCEENVPWTRISEHKHFSPWEEHENTVIYKEHSRACGPDDIPYYPVRLVDDKELLGRYVALAREEQNITFVGRLGTYRYLDMHVTIAEALDVAEQYLSTAESGARMSSFVVDPLA, from the coding sequence ATGAAAAAAATCTGTATCGTTGGCGCGGGGTTTTCCGGTGCGGTCATTGCCCGGGAACTCGCTCTTGCCGGGATGGACGTCGATATCTTTGAAAGTCGTGATCACCTTGCGGGGAACTGTCATTCGGAGCGGGACCCGGAAACCGGGGTGATGCTCCACGTCTATGGTCCGCATATTTTTCACACCAGCAACAAAAAGGTGTGGAACTATATTCGTCAATTTGACGAGTTCATGCCATTTACAAATCGGGTAAAGGCGATTACTGGCGACAAGGTTTATTCGTTGCCAATCAATCTGTTCACGATTAATAATTTCTTCGGTAAGATTTTTTCTCCTGACGAGGCTAAGGAATTTATTGCTGAACTCGGGGATAAAAATATTACAGAGCCGGAAACCTTTGAAGAGCAGGCGTTAAGATTCGTTGGTAAGGATCTTTATGAGGCGTTTTTTAAGGGCTATACCAAGAAGCAGTGGGGGCTGCATCCATCTGCGCTTCCCGCAAGCATCCTGAAGCGATTGCCAATTCGTTTTAATTACGACGATAATTACTACGCAAGCAAATTTCAGGGGATGCCGAAGAATGGGTACACATATATCGTCGAGCGAATGATTGATCATCCGCGAATTAAGGTGCACCTCGGGACGAAAATTGAAAAAGATGCAATTGCAAAGTACGACCACGTGTTTTATAGTGGCCCGCTAGACGCATGGTACGATTTCGAGCATGGACGCTTGGGTTATCGAACACTGGATTTTGTGACCGAGAGGCATGTTGGCGACTATCAGGGTAATGCAGTGATAAATTACTGCGAAGAAAATGTGCCTTGGACTCGGATTTCGGAGCATAAGCATTTTTCTCCGTGGGAAGAGCACGAAAATACAGTGATCTATAAGGAACACAGCCGCGCCTGTGGGCCGGATGACATTCCTTATTATCCGGTTCGTCTCGTCGATGACAAGGAACTGCTTGGGCGATACGTTGCGCTGGCGCGTGAAGAGCAAAATATAACCTTCGTCGGCCGACTCGGAACTTATCGTTATCTAGACATGCACGTCACGATTGCTGAGGCATTGGATGTTGCAGAACAGTATCTCTCGACCGCTGAATCTGGTGCGCGTATGTCGTCTTTCGTCGTAGATCCGTTGGCGTAA
- a CDS encoding glycosyltransferase, translating into MLFNIINNASTDDTSRYLNEAKFDLNSNFKILNLPVNEGGAGGFHRGIRQAIEDGYDWLWLLDDDCVARPTALAELITVSRAPLDNIGFVCSHVIWKDGTPHEMNLPGVRLHASGEPFNKHLEHSCLLIRSCSFVSVLISKDAALNFGLPIKEMFIWGDDLEYTERITTGGMLGIYAFKSIVEHHTEKNENDDFFDADRKTFLKHRYGIRNNLFRIRIKNGLPSFFLSLAERLFIDNIKIALRRKDSRLAAVLTNTHASLASIFFRPTVEYPKTNNITK; encoded by the coding sequence ATGCTTTTTAATATCATCAACAATGCCAGTACCGACGATACTTCACGGTACCTCAATGAAGCCAAGTTTGATTTGAATTCAAATTTCAAAATACTGAACCTGCCCGTTAATGAAGGGGGGGCTGGTGGATTTCATCGAGGGATTCGGCAAGCAATTGAAGACGGTTACGATTGGCTATGGCTTCTGGACGACGATTGTGTGGCGCGGCCAACAGCACTCGCCGAACTAATTACAGTCTCACGCGCCCCGCTTGATAATATAGGATTCGTCTGCAGCCATGTAATCTGGAAAGACGGCACTCCGCACGAAATGAACCTCCCGGGGGTTCGACTTCACGCCTCGGGGGAGCCATTTAACAAGCATCTCGAGCACAGCTGCCTACTGATACGATCCTGCTCGTTCGTTTCAGTACTCATCTCAAAAGATGCGGCACTGAATTTCGGTCTCCCGATCAAGGAAATGTTCATCTGGGGTGACGACCTCGAATACACCGAGCGAATTACGACCGGGGGAATGCTAGGCATCTATGCATTCAAGAGCATAGTCGAGCACCATACAGAGAAAAACGAGAATGATGACTTTTTCGACGCGGACCGAAAAACATTTCTAAAACATCGCTACGGGATCAGAAACAATTTATTTCGAATAAGAATAAAAAATGGACTCCCCTCATTTTTTCTGAGTCTCGCAGAGCGATTATTTATCGACAATATTAAAATTGCACTGCGCCGGAAAGACTCACGACTCGCCGCCGTTCTTACCAACACTCACGCATCACTGGCAAGTATATTTTTTCGACCGACAGTGGAATATCCCAAGACGAATAACATTACAAAATAG